The DNA window AATTCTGACAGCAGCGGGGGTGATTGAAGGAAAAACGGTTTCTGCGTACCCGGCTTGTCGTCCAGAAGTCGAATTAGCGAGTGCGACATATGCGGATATTGCAGTTGATCAAGCGGTCACGGATGGAAAACTGGTCACCGCACCTGCATGGCCCGCTCACTCTGAATTAGTGAAGCAGTTTGCTGCACTGCTATAAATAAGCCTATGGTGGCAGAGATAAAAAACGAGGCGAGAGCCTCGTTTTTTATTATGGCGACCGAGAGAGTAACGCCTATTACCGTCGTGTAAGCCGTACAGGTTGTTCATAATTTATGCGGAATCCATGTGGAGAGAACACCGAAAGAAACCATGACACCGAACGATTCTCAGGGAATATAAGTCCTACAATAAAAGCGTTGCCCAGATCTCATAAATCGCATAAAAGCGACGATTTTTCGCGAAGGTCAATGTCATAATTTATTGATACTTATTAATATTTCATTTTTTTGTTATCCATTAAGACAACGCCTACCACACGATCTGACAGAAATATCCTACCTTTATAAACACGTAAAGACACTTCAAGGGATTATTGTATGTCTAAGATATTGAACGCTTTGACCATCGGTGCGATGGTATTATCCAGTCCATTAGCGCTTGCGCTGAATAATGGCGTATATACCATTACCTCTAAACACAGTGGTAAATTTTTACAGACCAATTCTGCATTGGCTCAAGACGGTGCCAACGTCGATACTTGGGGCCCCACCTATCATGATACGCAAAAATGGCTGATTACTCATCGCGGTAACGAGCAATATTCGCTTATCAATCTTAATAGCGGTAAAGCGTTAGAAATTTATCAATTCTCGACCCAGAATGGGGGCAATGCGGTTCAGTGGGAATATACGGGAAATGCCACTCAGTTATGGACCATTAAATCGCACGGTAATTATGTGAGTTTTATCAATGCCAATAGCGGCAAGGCCTTAGACTTATATGAATTTAATACTGCGGATGGGGCAAACGTTGATCAATGGACATACACGGGCAACGATGCCCAGCAATGGAAATTAGAGAAAACGGCCAATGTTCAAGCAACGCCTTATGACCCCTCTCAAACGAACGGTAAGACCGATCACTGGGCCGTATCTGGTGATACCTTTACTCACGATCCGACATTGATGTACCAAAATGGCACTTGGTGGCAATTTTATACGGGCGATGGTATTCCGGCTAAATATGCGACAGATGGGTTAACTTGGAAGCCCATTCCTGCGGTTTTCCCATCGGGGTTAAGCTGGTGGAGAAATTATGTACCTGCGCATAATGGGATCGATGTCTGGGCGCCAGATGTGCGTGAATACAATGGCCGAACTTGGCTCTATTATGCGATATCCAGTTTTGGTAAGAATACCTCGATGATAGGTTTAGCGTCTGCTCCTTCGATTGAGAGCGGCCAGTGGCGTGATGATGGCTTGGTGATTCGTTCAACGTCGTCGAACAACTACAATGCCATCGACCCAGATCTGGTGATCGCAAAAGATGGTGCGCCTTGGCTAGTCTTTGGGTCATTTTGGGACGGTATTAAACTGACTCGCCTGAATCCAGAAACGATGAAGCCACTGGGGCAGCTATATTCTTTAGCGCGACGCACTGGCGGCATTGAAGCCCCAACCTTGATTTACCGTCAAGGGTACTATTACTTATTTGTCTCAATTGATAAATGTTGCAGTGGTTTAAACAGTACCTATAAGATTGCGTATGGTCGGTCACAGACAATAACGGGCCCATATTTGACCAAGTCCGGTAAGCGCCTGTTAGACGGCAACGTAGAGCTGTTTGACCGTGGCAATGATCGTTGGCCTGCAGTCGGCGGAGAAGATATCGTCAATACCGATGTGATCATCCGTCACGGCTATGATGCCACCGATAATGGGGTATCGAAAATGATCATTAGTAAGCTCAATTGGGACAGTCAAGGTTGGCCCAAATACTAGTCGGTGTGCCATCGCATAGGCGTTGGGAGAAACGGAAGGGAGAATGCTTCCGTTTCTTTGCGTGAATTATGTTCACAGTGCCTATGAAGCATACGCATTAGCTGGCTTTTTAGACGGTTGAACGAAGAAAGTGATTTTTTTTGTTGACCAGATAAATTAATCCGTTAAAGTACGCCTCGTTCTCACGGCAAAGGTCGATGAGACAGATGGTGTCTAACCCATCGTATGATTGCGTTGCCCTGGTGGTGGAATTGGTAGACACAAGGGATTTAAAATCCCTCGGCG is part of the Vibrio zhugei genome and encodes:
- a CDS encoding family 43 glycosylhydrolase; this encodes MSKILNALTIGAMVLSSPLALALNNGVYTITSKHSGKFLQTNSALAQDGANVDTWGPTYHDTQKWLITHRGNEQYSLINLNSGKALEIYQFSTQNGGNAVQWEYTGNATQLWTIKSHGNYVSFINANSGKALDLYEFNTADGANVDQWTYTGNDAQQWKLEKTANVQATPYDPSQTNGKTDHWAVSGDTFTHDPTLMYQNGTWWQFYTGDGIPAKYATDGLTWKPIPAVFPSGLSWWRNYVPAHNGIDVWAPDVREYNGRTWLYYAISSFGKNTSMIGLASAPSIESGQWRDDGLVIRSTSSNNYNAIDPDLVIAKDGAPWLVFGSFWDGIKLTRLNPETMKPLGQLYSLARRTGGIEAPTLIYRQGYYYLFVSIDKCCSGLNSTYKIAYGRSQTITGPYLTKSGKRLLDGNVELFDRGNDRWPAVGGEDIVNTDVIIRHGYDATDNGVSKMIISKLNWDSQGWPKY